DNA sequence from the Edaphobacter lichenicola genome:
CAAGCGACTCGTTCATCGAAGCCATTCCTACGCTGATGGTCAACGGCTGATTCTCCCAGTCCTCAGTCGCGACCCGCTGCATGACCCGTCGGGCGAGGCCCATGGCGCTCTCTTCGCCGCTCTCTGGCAGCAGGACCACAAACTCCTCCCCTCCATATCGCGCAGGCAGATCGGGGAGCCGCACTGTCGTTCGCAGAATCATGCCCAGTCGGCGCAGGACCTCGTCACCGGCCGCGTGACCCCAGCGGTCATTGATCGTTTTGAAGTCGTCAACGTCGATCAGCAGTACGGAAAGCTCCCGCTTCCTCCGTCGCGCCAGCGAGAACTCCATCACCAGCCGCTCCTCGAACGACCTGCGATTGCGCAATCCTGTCAGTTCGTCGGTGACAGCGAGCTTACGCAACTGGTCGTTGGCATCTTCAAGCTCGCGATGATATCGTTCCAGCTCGGCCTGATGCGCTACCTCCTCCGACACATCGACGGCCACCCCGGCCAGCAGTACGTTCCCCGCAGAATCGTGGCAGGGAAACTTGAAGGACCGCAACGAGCTGACCGATCCATCGGAGTTTCGAATGTGCTCCTCGGTCTCGACCATCTTTCCGCCAGCCATCACTTCGAGATCATGAGTTCGTACGGACTTGGTCAGCTTTCTGGACCAGAGCTGCTCATCGGTTCGTCCGAGCCACGCATATTCACTCACGCCAAATCTTTGCGCGAAGCTGCGATTGTAGAAGAGTAGTCGCCCGGCGGCATCTTTGATGTAGCTCAGAAACGGGCTCGCATTCATGAACGCGCGAAACAGTTCTTCGCTCGCTCGGAGTCCTGCGCTTGCCCTCTCTTTCTCCGTCAGAGCCTGTTCCAGTGCCCGCCGCTGAACCACTGCCTGCAGCCGAAGACTTATCTGTCGTCCGAAGATCTCGAGAGCCTCGGATTGATCCTCGCTGAGGATGCGGGGGGACATATCGACCACGCAGAAAGTCCCGATCGGCTCACCATCGGAGTCATGCAAACCCACCCCGGCAAAGAACCGTATCGCCGGATCCAAGGTAACCAGGGGATTGCTGGAAAATCGGCTATCCAGCAGAGCGTCCTTCACCATGAAGAGACCAGTCTGCCGTACCGCGTGTGCGCAAAAGGCCACCTCCCTCGGGGTCTCGCCCATCTTAAGCACTTCGGACGCACGATACCATTGGTGTCGCTCATCGAGCAGCGTCACCAGGCCGAGTGGAGTTCCGCAGAGACAGGCAGCAAGCCTAACCAGTTCATCACATTCAAGCTCTGGCTGGGAGTCCAACAAATCACGTGTCCAGATCGCCCTTAAGCTAGCGGCTTCAGCTTCTGTTCGACGCACGCTCATCTATCACCGTAAAAACAAGACAAGAATAGCTGCGGTAACTTGCATAAGCCAGAGGCAATTTCAAGTGCTTACGAAAGTAACCTCGTACTTTATTCCCATTGTGGGACTATCTGCAACGACAAACCAGATTAAAGGCAGATCCGAGCAAATTTCTATGGTTTTAGGTCTCTGCCTTGCTCATCCCTTCCCCCTGCTCTAATCTAGAGACAATCATGTACGAAGACTTCAAAGTAACCGACCGCTGGACCGGAAAAGACCTTCACTGCGTATGGAAGGGCACCATGGTGGCCATCGCGACGCGCCATGCCGATGCCACCGACATCCGCTTTGCCGTCAATGGCAGACCAGTCTGGATCGCCATGCCGAACCTGGCCTGGGTCGAGCAGAAGCGACGTACCGGGCATGTCATTACGGATTATCTTGCTGCGCAGACCGCTGGCCGGTATCTGCAACACGCCGTCAAGTCCGGATACGATAATGGCCGCGAGATGTACACCATGACGGTCGATGAGGTTCTCGAACACGCCAGCGCCGTTGTCAAAGAGGCTGGCCGTACCGACAATCTTCCCAGCCTTCCCGTCATCAACGACAATCTTCGGGCCGAAGACGAGTTGGGCATCCATCTTCCAGGCGAACCAGCATAACCTCCCAGGGGTTTGGTCCATGTTCTCGCGCCGCCGATTCCTTGTCTTGTTTCCTGCCTTCACGGCCTCTGCGCACGCCTTCGCCACGTGGCCCGTTCGCAAAAAGAAAGTAGTTCCGCCGCCCTCAATTCATGTCTTCTTTGGAACCGACACGAACAAGGGAGTCAGCAAAGGTATCTACCGATCGACCTTCGATCCCGCTCTTGGTCAACTGACTCCGCCAACACTGATTGCCGCCACGGTCCGGCCGTCTTATCTTGCCGCCACCCCTCCTGGTGTGGGACGCCGCTCGCTTTATGCGGTCAATGCCATCAACGATCCTGGCGCTACCGTTACAACTTTTGTGATGGATACGAAAGATGGCAACCTTCAGCAGACCGGGCGGGTTCCCTCAGGTGGCGCCGGGCCCGCTTATGTTTCGGTAGACTCCACCGGTCGCGCCGCCTTTGTAGCTAACTACTTCGGTGCTTCTATCGCCTCTTACCGCGTCCAGCCAGATGGAACGCTCAGCCAGCCGGTCGAATGCCTCGATTTCAAGGATCATCAGAAGTTCGGAGCGCTTGGTCCTATCTCTGCTCGACAGGACAACTCGCACCCGCATTGCGTTACCATCTCCCCCGATGACCGCTTCCTGCTGGTCTGCGATCTTGGCACCGACCATATCGCAGTCTTTTACATTCATCCTGAGACGGGCCAACTCTCCGATCCGCATCTATTCACCAACGAGCGTCCAGGGTCAGGGCCGCGCCACGTCGTCTTCCACCCCAACGGTCGCTGGGTCTATTGCATCAACGAGATCGACTCCAGCATCGATCGCTGCCTGTGGACAGCCACCCGCTTCAGCAATGCACCTCAGGGGCTCTTGGTTAACTCCACCTTCTCGATCAAGACGATCGCGGCGGACTTTCCGGCTGAGAAGAATACCGCTGCGGAACTCACAATCTCTCCCGACGGAAACTTTCTCTACGCCAGCAATCGTGGGGAAGACTCTCTGGTCGTCTTCTCGATCGCAAGGAACGGAGACCTTGCGCTGCTCCAGCGGATCCCCTGCGGTGGCAAGACGCCTCGCCACTTCACGCTGGACCCGACGGCGCAGTGGCTGCTCTGCGGGAATCAGGACTCCGCGAATGTCACGGTCTTTCGCCGGGATGCCGCTACGGGAAAGCTCTCCGGCCCTACGCAGACCGTCGCTTTGGATTCGCCGCTGTTTACCCTCTTCGCCTGAACTGCGAAGACAAGCGGCCGAGATTACCCCTTAGGCAACGTAGCCATGTCGATGACGAAGCGATACTTCACGTCGGCCTTCAACACCCGCTCGTAAGCTTCGTCCAGTTTGTCGACCGAGATCAGCTCAATGTCGGAGACGATGTTGTGTTCGGCGCAGTAGTCCAGCATCTCCTGCGTCTGGTTCATCCCGCCGATCCCCGATCCAGCCAGCGAACGCCGATTGGCCACCACCGAAAACGGAGCCACTGACAAGGGAGTTTCAGGAAGACCCACAAGGCACAGGGTTCCATTCAAGCGCAGCAGATTCAGGTACTGGTTGATATCGTGGGGCGCCGAAACGCAGTCGAGAATGAAATCGAAGCTTCCAGTGTGTTTGGCTAGAGCTGCGGCGTCTTTGGTGACAACCACCTCATCGGCACCCAGCTTCTTCGCGTCTTCGATCTTGTTTTCGGAGGTGGTGAACTGCACCACATGCGCGCCGAAAGAATGAGCGAACTTCAAACCCATGTGACCCAAACCACCCAGTCCAACCACGCCCACTTTGCTGTTCGCTCCGACCTTCCAGTGGCGTAGCGGTGAGTAGGTTGTAATCCCTGCGCACAGCAACGGCGCTACCGCGGCGAGGTTCAGCTTCGGGGAGATCGTGTGGACGTAGTTCTCGTTCACAACGATGTTGTTGGAGTAGCCACCATAAGTGACGTCGCCCGCGTAGTCGCGCTTGTTGTAGGTTTCGACTGCACCCTTCAGGCAGTACTGCTGTTCGTCGGCCTTGCAGTTTTCGCACACCCGGCAGGAGTCGACGATCACTCCGACTGCGGCGAGATCGCCTACTTTGAACTTCTTTACCGCACCACCAACTGCGGTCACATGCCCGACGATCTCGTGCCCTGGCACCATCGGATAGATCGAACCACCCCACTCGTCGCGAGCCTGGTGGATATCCGAGTGGCAGACACCGGAGTAAGCAATCTCAACGACGACGTCGTTCGCGCCTGGCTCACGCCGCTCGAAGCTGAAAGGAATCAGAGGCGACTTCTTATCGTGCACCGCATATCCACGTGACTTCATCTTTTCCCCTTTGTCGTTGCAGTAGGACGAGTAGCTAGTAAGAGATGTTTGTTTTGGCGCGAGTTCCGCTCGATTCAGTTATTCGTCGTAGTGGAGCAGGCTTAGTACGTCGTACTCTTGAAACTTTTCGCGGCCCTTCAGAAAATCGAGTTCAATCGCAAATCCAAGTCCCGCAATCTCGCCGCCGAGCTGCCGCACCAGTTGCACCGTCGCCTGCATGGTGCCGCCGGTCGCGAGAAGGTCATCCACGATGACGACGCGCTCGCCGGGCTGGATGGCATCGAGGTGGATCTCCAGAGCATCGGTCCCGTACTCGAGATCGTAGTTTACTCGAGCCGTAGGAGCGGGCAGTTTCTTTGGCTTGCGTACCGGCACAAATCCCGCGTTCAGGCGATACGCCAGCGCTGGTCCGAAGATGAAGCCGCGAGCTTCGATGCCCAGCACCAGGTCGATCTCTTTTCCAATGTAGTACTGCGCGAAGGCGTCGATCAGCGTGGCGAACCCCGCCTTATCCTTCAAGACCGTCGTAATGTCATAGAACAGAATCCCAGGCTTGGGAAAATCCGGCACGGTGCGGATCAGAGTCTTCAGTGGTTCACAATTAATCGGTAGTGTCATCAGTTCTTACCAGGCTCCTTCAATCTCAAATGGTCCGAGCTGCGCGCCTTCGCTCTCGACCAGTTCCTGTTCCTCTACGGCGTCGACGCGGCTGCCGCGCGAACCCTTCCGCAGCGCGTCCTTCAACTCGGCAAGCTCTTCTGGTCTCCCCGCCGCAACGATCTCGACGTGGCCCTGGTCGGTATTCCGGACCCATCCCCGCAGGCCAATCTCAGCCGCCTCCTGGTGCACGAACCAGCGGAATCCGACTCCCTGCACGCGACCTTTGACGAGGTAATGGCACACCATGGAGCCTCCAGTTTCGCAGAGCAGCTACCCCCATGCAAGGCGCAGCAGACGAAAGAAAAGGCGGAGCCAGTGACTCCGCCATCTCTAAGAATGAGCCTTGTTACGCCCTGCTCATATAGGCGCCTTCTGCAGTATCCACGCGAATCTTTTCGCCTTCGTTAATGAAAGCGGGCACCTGCACAACCAGCCCCGTTTCGAGCTTCGCAGGCTTGGAGACCGACGACGCTGTCGCCGACTTGATCCCCGGTTCAGTCTCCATCACGGTCATCTCGACGACTCCCGGAAGCTCGATGCCGACTGCCTTGCCATCGTGGAAGCTGACGTTGATCGAGAGATTCGGCAACAGATAATCGACGGCATCGCCCAGCGTGTCGCGCTTCAACATGGTCTGCTCAAACTTGTCATCCATGAAGTAGTACTCATCGCCGTCGTTGTACAGAAACTCCATCTTCACCTCATCCACGTAAACGCGTTCAATCGGGTCAGGCGAGCGAAAACGTTCGGTGAACATCGCGCCCGTGCGCACATTGCGAAGCTTTGCCTGGATGAACGCGCGGAGGTTGCCGGGAGTCCGATGTTCCACCGAGAACACCAGGTGAAGATCGTCCCTGTACTTGATAATCATGCCCGGGCGCATCTGCGTTGCGGGAATCGACATAAAAGAAAACCCCTGATCTGTGCTGAATTCAGCTGTACTGAGAATTTTGGTGCAGGCATCGGCATCTCTGCCGGCGAGCCTACAACCCTATAATTGTAGCTCAGTGAGCACGTTTCATGCTCCCGCCGCAGCCTTGACATCACGGCTGATCAGTCGCCAAAGATCTTTCGGAAGAACCGGCCCAGGGCGTGCGCGAAACCGCGACGAGGGGGCGTTGGCGGTGGCGAATTGGGCGGGGTTGTAGTCTGCGCAGCCGCGCTCGTAGACGCGTCTCCGGTCTTTCCCTTCGGATCCGGCGAAGCGGCGGGTGTCAGGCTATCCGCTCCCTCGCCGGAGCTAAGGGTCGCCGCAACCTGCTCATGCAGATCTCCCGTAGGAGCCTGTGGCACCGCGACTGGAGCCAATCCCGCGCTCACGGCGGTAGGGAAGGGATGCTGTTCCGCCGCAGTCTTTGAGGCGTCACCTGGGTTCAAGAGTGCGTCGGCAACCGTCATTGTAGGCTCTGGAGGAGGCTCTGGAGGACACCCGCACGAGGAACTCTCATGGTCGACCACCTCTTTCAGGCTGCCATGTTCGAACAGCACGTGCTGCCCGGGATTCAGTACGTAGCTTGTCTCGCCAAACTGATCCGCGATGTTGAGCACAGGCGCCTGTGTTCCGCGATTCTCAACGCACGTATCGCCATTCCTCGTCACGCGAAGCTGCAAATCGAGCGGCCCATCTCCGCGCATCGTAAAACGCAGGTCCGGCGTCATCACCATATCGTGCGTCGTCGCGGCCATCTGCACCTCAATCGCCCCGCGATCCAGAGCCAGCATCAACGGCTGCTGGCCAGTCGCCCCTTGGCCGGAGGTCAGATGCAGACCGCTGGTCGCGCACACCCGCACCGTGCCGCCCCGCTTCAACTCGATCTCAGCCGTGTGATCTCGTGCTGTGACAGTAGTGTTCCCCACTAGGATCGCCTGCCCGTTGCTCACCTCGAGCGCCCCTGCAACATTGGCGTTCTGAATCCCCACCACCCCGATCGGCTGCTGCGCCCGCGCCACTCCACACCCCAACGCGAACACCACCATCAGCCGACGCACCATCGCAACCCACCCTACATCTTCAGGAAATTTTGAATGATCTGTTTGCCGTGCAGGGTCAACACGCTCTCCGGATGAAACTGCACTCCTTCAATCGGCAACTCACGATGCCTCAGCGCCATAATCGTCTCACCATCTGCCGTTCTCGCCGACACCTCCAACTCCTCCGGCAGTCCCTCCTCCGACACAATCAGCGAGTGGTACCGCGTACACGTCATCGCCGACGGTATCCCCGCAAAGATGGTCTTGCCGTCATGCTCCACCTCACTCGTCTTGCCGTGCATCAGCTTCGGCGCGCGAATCACATTGCCCCCAAACGCCGCTCCAATCGCCTGATGCCCCAGGCACACCCCAAGAATCGGCACCCTCCGTCCACCCGACTCCCCCAGCGCGGCGAAGTGCTTGATCAACTCCATCGAGATCCCCGCATCCTGCGGCGTACAAGGCCCCGGCGAGATCAGGATTCTCTCCGGCCGCAGGGCCTCAACCTCCTTCGGCGTCAGTTCATCGTTGCGCCGAATCACCATCTCGGCCCCAAGCTCACCCATATACTGCACCAGGTTGTAAGTAAAAGAATCGTAGTTATCCAGAACGAAGACCATAGCAATCCTTAAATTCTACGCTCTGCGCAGCGCACTATTCTCAATGCTTAGTGAGAAGTTGCCGATAACCCGACTTTGCGGCAAGAGAAGCCCTTCATGTTTATCCTGAGGGTTGAAGCCAATAGGAGAGTTACGTGAAAGCATCTAGCCGGACTGCGTTGGTGAGCTTGCAATGGCTTCTGTTTGCCGTCGAGGTCGTATTCCTTTTCTTTCTGCTGACTGAAGTCTTCCTGGTGCCCCAGATGGCTGCCCCTTGGGGCGATCTACGATTTCAGTTGGAGTGGGCCGCGCTGTCCCTCGTATTCGCTCTTGCGAGTGGAATGACCTTCAATCACACTGCCAGTTCACCTCCAACTGAATCTCGTTCTCTTCTCAAAGCGCCCCCGGTTGTGATCTGGCTGACGGTGGTAGCCGTAGTTCTAATACCTGCAGCAATGAAGTGGCGTTCTCTAAGCCCTAGCCACTCAGTCCACACAATGCACGTGCCTTGAAACGGCGTTATCGGCAACTTTGACTGCAGGCTTTAGTAGTTGCACTTGTGATATTCACTCACACCGACACTCCTAAACTCCCCGAGCCCGCTCAATCGCCCGCACCACCGCTCGCGCCTTATTCCCACACTCTTCAAACTCCTTCTCCGGAACCGAATCCGCCACAATACCCGCGCCCGCCTGAAAGTGCCCCTGCTCCCCATTCATGAACAGCGTCCGAATCGCAATGCACGAATCCAGGTTCCCACTGAAGTCCGCATACAGAACACTCCCGCCATACACCCCTCGCCGAGCCGGCTCCAACTCCTCAATAATCTCCATTGCCCGAATCTTCGGCGCACCGCTCAGCGTCCCCGCAGGGAAGCACGCACGAAATGCATCCAGCGCCCCCAACCCAGCCTTTAGCTTGCCCTCCAGAGAACTCACCATATGCATCACATGGCTGTACCGCTCCACGAACATCAGATCCTTCACCTTCACCGACCCAAACTCACTCACCCTACCCACATCATTCCGCCCCAGGTCGACCAGCATAATGTGTTCGGCAACCTCCTTCTCATCCGCGCGAAGATCCGCCTCCATCGCCCGATCCTTCACCTCATCCCCACCCCGAGGCCGCGTCCCGGCAATCGGCCGATACTCCACCTCACGCCCATGCACCCTCACCAGCAACTCCGGAGAAGATCCCACAATATGCGCCACCGTCTCGCCTCTGTTGATGAACTTGCCTTTCTTGTTGTCATCCTTCGCGGAGCGGAGGATATGCGTTTCGCTCTTCGCACCCTCCAGCCCAAACCGCAAAAAGTACATATACGGCGAAGGGTTCACAATCCTAAGCGCCCGATACACCTCAAACGCATCAACCCCCGGCACACAATCAAACCGCTGCGACAGCACACACTGAAACACATCCCCCGAAGCAATGTACTCCTTCGTCTTCTCCACCGCCTTCAGAAACGCATTCTTCGGAGTCCGCGAAGTAATCTTCAACTTCCCCTCAGGCCTCTTCGTCTTCCGCACCGGCAGCGCCTCCGCCAGCCGCCTCTCCATCTTGTTCAGCCGCCGCACCGCTCGCTCATACGCACCCTCGCGAGGCTCCCGCGTCAGGTCCGCCGTCACCATCAGGTGAATCTCCTTCTTTACGTGGTCGAACGCCAGCACCTGATCGAAGAACATCAGGCACGCATCCGGCACTCCCAACTCATCTTTTGCCAGCGAAGGCAGCTTCTCGATCTGTCGCACCACGTCATACGCAAAGAATCCCACTGCTCCAGCAGTAAACGGAGGCAGCCCCGGCAGACGTGCCGGAGTATGCCCGCTCAGAGCCTTCTTCAGCTCCTCAAAGATATCCCCCTCGAACGTGCTCTCCCGCCGCCCCTCGCGAACCGTAATGCGCGTCCCCCGCGCCACCATCTTTTTATACGGCTGTATGCCGATAAAGGTGTAGCGACCGACATGTTCGCCACCTTCGACCGACTCCAGCAGAAACGCCTCCGGCTCCTCGGCCGCAATCCGCAGAAAAGCCGACACCGGAGTCTCGAGATCTGCCGTTACCGTGCGATAAACGGGCACGAGCGAGTGTTTACGGCTTAATTTTAGAAATTCACCGGCAGAGGGGAGGGAGTTGGAGTCGAAAGAAGGCATGGCTTCCTCCATCATAAATGCGTCTTTATGCACGTTTTAGGTCGAATCGGCTAACCTTGACTGCGGCGATCCTCCCCCATTGGTTTCATTGCATATCGTTGTTTCAGCGGCCTATACTCCTCAAGTTTGGCCACAGACCGGTCTGGCACAAGCTGTATCCTGCTTCTTGTGAGGCAAAACGATGGCCGGAGAATCGCTGATACCAGCAACAGAACAAAGGAAAGTAAAAATGCAGACCCTTACGCTCGAGCAGGAGACTAACCCCTGGGAAGCCCAGGCCGCTCGATTCGACTTCGCCGCAAGAAAACTCAATCTCGATCAAGGCATCTGGAAGGTCCTCCGCTACCCCTCCCGCGAACTCATCGTTCACATCCCCGTCGGCATGGACGACGGCTCCATCGAAGTCTTCACCGGCTACCGCGTCCAGCATTCCGTAGCCCGTGGCCCAGCGAAGGGCGGCATCCGCTACTCCCCTGACGTCTCTCTCGATGAAGTCCGCGCCCTCGCCTCCTGGATGACCTGGAAGTGCGCTGTCGTTAACATCCCCTTCGGCGGAGCTAAGGGCGGCGTAATCTGTGACCCCAAGAAAATGTCCCAGGGTGAGCTCGAACGCATGACCCGTCGCTACACTGCCGAACTCATGGAATTCATCGGACCCGAAAAAGACGTTCCCGCGCCCGACATGGGCACCGACGAGCAGACCATGGCCTGGATCATGGATACCTACTCCATGCACATGCGCCAGACCGTCAACGCCGTCGTCACCGGCAAGCCCGTCAACCTCGGCGGCTCGCGCGGACGCAAAGAAGCTACCGGCCGCGGCGTCTCCGTCGTCTGCGATGAGGCCATGAAGCATCTCGGCATGTCCATCGACGGCTGCCGCGTCATCATCCAGGGCTTCGGCAACGTCGGCTCCAACTCCGCCAAGCTGCTCGCACAGAAGGGCTACACCGTCATCGGCATCGCCGAGTACGACGGTGCCCTCTACAACCCCAACGGCATCGACATCCACGCCCTCATGGAACATCGCAAGCGTGCCGGCACCATCACCGGCTTCACCGAGGCCGAGGCCGTCGACAAGCACGAACTCCTCACCTACAACTGCGAGATCCTCATCCCCGCAGCAACCGAGAACGTCATCACCAGCCGCAACGCCGACCGCATCCGCTGCAAGATTCTCTGCGAAGGCGCCAACGGCCCGACGACGACGGTGGCCGACGAGATCCTCGCCGACAAAAAAGTCTTCATCATCCCCGACATCCTCGCCA
Encoded proteins:
- a CDS encoding lactonase family protein produces the protein MFSRRRFLVLFPAFTASAHAFATWPVRKKKVVPPPSIHVFFGTDTNKGVSKGIYRSTFDPALGQLTPPTLIAATVRPSYLAATPPGVGRRSLYAVNAINDPGATVTTFVMDTKDGNLQQTGRVPSGGAGPAYVSVDSTGRAAFVANYFGASIASYRVQPDGTLSQPVECLDFKDHQKFGALGPISARQDNSHPHCVTISPDDRFLLVCDLGTDHIAVFYIHPETGQLSDPHLFTNERPGSGPRHVVFHPNGRWVYCINEIDSSIDRCLWTATRFSNAPQGLLVNSTFSIKTIAADFPAEKNTAAELTISPDGNFLYASNRGEDSLVVFSIARNGDLALLQRIPCGGKTPRHFTLDPTAQWLLCGNQDSANVTVFRRDAATGKLSGPTQTVALDSPLFTLFA
- a CDS encoding NAD(P)-dependent alcohol dehydrogenase, coding for MKSRGYAVHDKKSPLIPFSFERREPGANDVVVEIAYSGVCHSDIHQARDEWGGSIYPMVPGHEIVGHVTAVGGAVKKFKVGDLAAVGVIVDSCRVCENCKADEQQYCLKGAVETYNKRDYAGDVTYGGYSNNIVVNENYVHTISPKLNLAAVAPLLCAGITTYSPLRHWKVGANSKVGVVGLGGLGHMGLKFAHSFGAHVVQFTTSENKIEDAKKLGADEVVVTKDAAALAKHTGSFDFILDCVSAPHDINQYLNLLRLNGTLCLVGLPETPLSVAPFSVVANRRSLAGSGIGGMNQTQEMLDYCAEHNIVSDIELISVDKLDEAYERVLKADVKYRFVIDMATLPKG
- a CDS encoding anthranilate synthase component II — encoded protein: MVFVLDNYDSFTYNLVQYMGELGAEMVIRRNDELTPKEVEALRPERILISPGPCTPQDAGISMELIKHFAALGESGGRRVPILGVCLGHQAIGAAFGGNVIRAPKLMHGKTSEVEHDGKTIFAGIPSAMTCTRYHSLIVSEEGLPEELEVSARTADGETIMALRHRELPIEGVQFHPESVLTLHGKQIIQNFLKM
- the trpE gene encoding anthranilate synthase component I — protein: MPSFDSNSLPSAGEFLKLSRKHSLVPVYRTVTADLETPVSAFLRIAAEEPEAFLLESVEGGEHVGRYTFIGIQPYKKMVARGTRITVREGRRESTFEGDIFEELKKALSGHTPARLPGLPPFTAGAVGFFAYDVVRQIEKLPSLAKDELGVPDACLMFFDQVLAFDHVKKEIHLMVTADLTREPREGAYERAVRRLNKMERRLAEALPVRKTKRPEGKLKITSRTPKNAFLKAVEKTKEYIASGDVFQCVLSQRFDCVPGVDAFEVYRALRIVNPSPYMYFLRFGLEGAKSETHILRSAKDDNKKGKFINRGETVAHIVGSSPELLVRVHGREVEYRPIAGTRPRGGDEVKDRAMEADLRADEKEVAEHIMLVDLGRNDVGRVSEFGSVKVKDLMFVERYSHVMHMVSSLEGKLKAGLGALDAFRACFPAGTLSGAPKIRAMEIIEELEPARRGVYGGSVLYADFSGNLDSCIAIRTLFMNGEQGHFQAGAGIVADSVPEKEFEECGNKARAVVRAIERARGV
- a CDS encoding Glu/Leu/Phe/Val family dehydrogenase; its protein translation is MQTLTLEQETNPWEAQAARFDFAARKLNLDQGIWKVLRYPSRELIVHIPVGMDDGSIEVFTGYRVQHSVARGPAKGGIRYSPDVSLDEVRALASWMTWKCAVVNIPFGGAKGGVICDPKKMSQGELERMTRRYTAELMEFIGPEKDVPAPDMGTDEQTMAWIMDTYSMHMRQTVNAVVTGKPVNLGGSRGRKEATGRGVSVVCDEAMKHLGMSIDGCRVIIQGFGNVGSNSAKLLAQKGYTVIGIAEYDGALYNPNGIDIHALMEHRKRAGTITGFTEAEAVDKHELLTYNCEILIPAATENVITSRNADRIRCKILCEGANGPTTTVADEILADKKVFIIPDILANAGGVTTSYFEWVQDRMGYFWTEAEVNQRLDNIMTESFHDVVTYAQTHNVNNRIAAYMLAIDRVAYTTKQRGIYA
- a CDS encoding GGDEF domain-containing protein, which gives rise to MSVRRTEAEAASLRAIWTRDLLDSQPELECDELVRLAACLCGTPLGLVTLLDERHQWYRASEVLKMGETPREVAFCAHAVRQTGLFMVKDALLDSRFSSNPLVTLDPAIRFFAGVGLHDSDGEPIGTFCVVDMSPRILSEDQSEALEIFGRQISLRLQAVVQRRALEQALTEKERASAGLRASEELFRAFMNASPFLSYIKDAAGRLLFYNRSFAQRFGVSEYAWLGRTDEQLWSRKLTKSVRTHDLEVMAGGKMVETEEHIRNSDGSVSSLRSFKFPCHDSAGNVLLAGVAVDVSEEVAHQAELERYHRELEDANDQLRKLAVTDELTGLRNRRSFEERLVMEFSLARRRKRELSVLLIDVDDFKTINDRWGHAAGDEVLRRLGMILRTTVRLPDLPARYGGEEFVVLLPESGEESAMGLARRVMQRVATEDWENQPLTISVGMASMNESLENGFQLVELADEALYAAKRAGKNRVMVHSG
- a CDS encoding nuclease, coding for MVRRLMVVFALGCGVARAQQPIGVVGIQNANVAGALEVSNGQAILVGNTTVTARDHTAEIELKRGGTVRVCATSGLHLTSGQGATGQQPLMLALDRGAIEVQMAATTHDMVMTPDLRFTMRGDGPLDLQLRVTRNGDTCVENRGTQAPVLNIADQFGETSYVLNPGQHVLFEHGSLKEVVDHESSSCGCPPEPPPEPTMTVADALLNPGDASKTAAEQHPFPTAVSAGLAPVAVPQAPTGDLHEQVAATLSSGEGADSLTPAASPDPKGKTGDASTSAAAQTTTPPNSPPPTPPRRGFAHALGRFFRKIFGD
- a CDS encoding acylphosphatase; amino-acid sequence: MVCHYLVKGRVQGVGFRWFVHQEAAEIGLRGWVRNTDQGHVEIVAAGRPEELAELKDALRKGSRGSRVDAVEEQELVESEGAQLGPFEIEGAW
- a CDS encoding adenine phosphoribosyltransferase translates to MTLPINCEPLKTLIRTVPDFPKPGILFYDITTVLKDKAGFATLIDAFAQYYIGKEIDLVLGIEARGFIFGPALAYRLNAGFVPVRKPKKLPAPTARVNYDLEYGTDALEIHLDAIQPGERVVIVDDLLATGGTMQATVQLVRQLGGEIAGLGFAIELDFLKGREKFQEYDVLSLLHYDE
- the efp gene encoding elongation factor P produces the protein MSIPATQMRPGMIIKYRDDLHLVFSVEHRTPGNLRAFIQAKLRNVRTGAMFTERFRSPDPIERVYVDEVKMEFLYNDGDEYYFMDDKFEQTMLKRDTLGDAVDYLLPNLSINVSFHDGKAVGIELPGVVEMTVMETEPGIKSATASSVSKPAKLETGLVVQVPAFINEGEKIRVDTAEGAYMSRA